In Rhodoferax koreense, a genomic segment contains:
- a CDS encoding SDR family NAD(P)-dependent oxidoreductase, protein MPDHPCTSGLAAIVTGAADGIGWATAQHLASDGYRVGLLDLRAEAATARAAELGPQHLGIACDVTQAASVEAAVAEVAAKLGRIAVLVNNAGIGDQTGATVDQNVDAFDRVLSVHLRGAFLMSQAVARRMLQAAPIDGLGRGAIVNLGSIASTGGLPTRNAYSAGKAGILGMTRAMASEWARDGIRVNAVAPGYVRTALLIELEEKGAIDAAGIAHRTPMGRMAQPAEIADAIAFLASPRASYITGATLPVDGGWSAFGATESQLAALGA, encoded by the coding sequence ATGCCCGATCACCCGTGCACCAGCGGCCTGGCCGCGATCGTCACCGGCGCCGCCGACGGCATCGGCTGGGCCACGGCGCAACACCTGGCGTCCGACGGCTACCGCGTGGGCCTGCTCGATCTGCGCGCCGAGGCCGCCACGGCGCGCGCCGCCGAACTCGGCCCGCAACACCTCGGCATCGCCTGCGACGTGACGCAAGCGGCGAGTGTCGAAGCCGCCGTGGCAGAAGTTGCGGCGAAGCTCGGCCGCATCGCGGTGCTGGTCAACAACGCCGGCATCGGCGACCAGACCGGTGCCACGGTGGACCAGAACGTGGACGCCTTCGACCGTGTGTTGTCCGTGCATCTGCGCGGCGCCTTCCTCATGAGCCAGGCCGTGGCCAGGCGCATGCTGCAGGCCGCGCCGATCGACGGCCTGGGCCGTGGTGCCATCGTCAACCTCGGCTCCATCGCCAGCACCGGCGGCCTGCCGACGCGCAACGCCTACAGCGCCGGCAAGGCCGGCATCCTCGGCATGACACGTGCCATGGCCAGCGAGTGGGCGCGCGACGGCATCCGCGTGAACGCCGTGGCGCCGGGTTATGTGCGCACGGCGCTGCTGATCGAACTCGAAGAAAAAGGCGCCATCGACGCCGCCGGCATCGCGCACCGCACGCCCATGGGCCGCATGGCGCAGCCCGCCGAGATCGCCGATGCCATCGCCTTCCTCGCCTCGCCCCGTGCGAGCTACATCACCGGCGCGACGCTGCCCGTGGACGGCGGCTGGTCGGCCTTCGGCGCCACCGAATCACAGCTCGCGGCGCTCGGCGCCTGA
- a CDS encoding FAD-dependent oxidoreductase, producing the protein MQLLSSLAALPEAADFDVVVIGAGGAGMSAALFAAIDGKKVLLVERSEYVGGTTAVSAGTTWVPGTRHAAKVNPNDSLQEAARYLDNAVGSHSPQALRQAFLQNGKTAVDIVEDHSDLHYRPYPKHPDYISDLGGSTLNGRALEPLPFDGRELGELFKLIRPPIPEFTVLGGMMVDRTDINHLLALGKSMASFKHAVKIIARHGMDRLSHPRGTRLVMGNALVGRLLLSLSKRSNVSLLLNTSLGQLVRGAEGAKGVESVLLIQEGQRRTVNVRGGVILASGGFNRHAQLRSEMIPGVPAEWSPTAPVNFGEAHGLAKQLGAHYGKDGASHAFWAPVSLRKRADGSSAAFPHFVMDRAKPGMITVNQKGERFVNESTSYHLFGLAMQQAHKTVPSIPAYMIADAQALAQYGMGMVRPGGKGLAPFLADGYLVQADTLDELAQKLGIDAEGLKASVAKNNAYADSGVDPDFQRGVTAYQQNIGDATRGGKNPNLGRLAQGPYYAIRLYPGDIGAATGLATDADARVLGQDEQPIPGLYAVGNDMQSVMGGVYTAPGITIGPGLVFGYLAAKHAGARAATNLRSP; encoded by the coding sequence ATGCAATTGCTTTCCTCCCTGGCCGCGCTGCCCGAGGCCGCGGATTTCGACGTGGTGGTGATCGGCGCCGGCGGCGCCGGCATGTCGGCCGCGCTGTTCGCCGCCATCGACGGCAAGAAGGTGCTGCTCGTCGAACGCAGCGAATACGTGGGCGGCACGACGGCCGTTTCCGCCGGCACGACCTGGGTGCCGGGCACGCGCCACGCCGCCAAGGTGAACCCGAACGACAGCTTGCAGGAGGCCGCGCGTTACCTCGACAACGCCGTGGGCAGCCACAGCCCGCAAGCACTGCGACAGGCCTTCCTGCAGAACGGGAAGACGGCGGTCGACATCGTCGAGGACCACTCCGACCTGCACTACCGGCCCTACCCGAAACACCCCGACTACATCTCCGACCTGGGTGGCTCCACCCTCAACGGGCGTGCACTCGAGCCGCTGCCCTTCGACGGCCGCGAACTCGGCGAACTGTTCAAGCTGATCCGCCCGCCGATTCCCGAATTCACCGTGCTCGGCGGCATGATGGTGGACCGCACCGACATCAACCACCTGCTCGCGCTCGGCAAGTCGATGGCCTCGTTCAAACACGCGGTGAAGATCATCGCGCGCCACGGCATGGACCGGCTCAGCCATCCGCGCGGCACCCGCCTGGTGATGGGCAATGCATTGGTCGGCCGGCTGCTGCTGTCGCTGTCCAAGCGCAGCAATGTCTCGCTGCTGCTGAACACCTCGCTCGGCCAGTTGGTGCGCGGCGCGGAAGGTGCAAAAGGCGTGGAATCGGTGCTGCTGATCCAGGAAGGCCAGCGCCGCACGGTGAACGTGCGCGGCGGCGTGATCCTTGCCAGTGGTGGCTTCAACCGCCATGCACAACTGCGCAGCGAGATGATCCCCGGCGTGCCGGCCGAATGGTCGCCCACGGCACCGGTCAACTTCGGCGAGGCGCATGGGCTGGCGAAGCAGCTCGGCGCGCACTACGGCAAGGATGGCGCGAGCCACGCCTTCTGGGCGCCGGTGTCCTTGCGCAAGCGCGCGGACGGCAGCAGCGCCGCGTTCCCGCATTTCGTGATGGACCGCGCCAAGCCCGGCATGATCACGGTGAACCAGAAGGGCGAGCGCTTCGTCAACGAAAGCACCTCGTACCACCTGTTCGGCCTGGCCATGCAGCAGGCGCACAAGACCGTGCCCTCGATCCCCGCCTACATGATCGCCGACGCCCAGGCACTGGCCCAGTACGGCATGGGCATGGTGCGGCCCGGCGGCAAGGGCCTGGCGCCTTTCCTGGCCGACGGCTACCTGGTGCAGGCCGACACGCTGGACGAACTCGCGCAGAAACTCGGCATCGACGCCGAGGGCCTGAAGGCCAGCGTGGCCAAGAACAATGCCTACGCCGACAGCGGCGTGGACCCGGATTTCCAGCGCGGCGTGACGGCCTACCAGCAGAACATCGGCGACGCGACGCGCGGCGGCAAGAACCCGAACCTCGGCCGCCTGGCGCAAGGGCCGTACTACGCGATACGCCTCTACCCGGGCGACATCGGCGCGGCCACCGGCCTTGCCACCGATGCCGACGCGCGTGTGCTCGGCCAGGACGAACAACCCATCCCCGGCCTCTACGCCGTGGGCAACGACATGCAGTCGGTGATGGGCGGCGTGTACACCGCACCGGGCATCACCATCGGGCCGGGGCTGGTTTTCGGCTATCTCGCGGCGAAACACGCGGGCGCACGCGCGGCCACCAACCTCCGTTCGCCCTGA
- a CDS encoding shikimate dehydrogenase family protein, translating into MNAEALQESPRALHHPLSGATRVHFIVGDPIAQVKSPSDVSEAYHARGHNAYVMPAHVKPADLAAWLAGVSLARNVDGVIVTVPHKFACFDLCATTSDRAAFLHTVNTMRRNADGSWHGDMFDGQGFVAAMRDNGCEPAGKKVLLVGAGGAGSAIAHALVMAGVRELAIYDEDAARRTTLVDRLAGLGRCPVAHGSADPTGFDVVLNATPVGMKETDPYPLDAGRITGDMFVGCVITAPAVTALIAAARAKGCKTMTGAHMFGRVRDLMVDFLLED; encoded by the coding sequence ATGAACGCTGAAGCCTTGCAAGAATCCCCCCGTGCCCTGCACCACCCACTGAGCGGCGCGACCCGTGTGCACTTCATCGTCGGAGACCCCATCGCCCAGGTGAAATCGCCAAGCGATGTGAGCGAGGCCTACCACGCGCGCGGCCACAACGCCTATGTGATGCCGGCCCACGTGAAACCGGCCGACCTGGCGGCCTGGCTGGCCGGCGTGTCGCTGGCGCGCAATGTGGACGGCGTGATCGTCACCGTGCCGCACAAGTTCGCCTGTTTCGACCTGTGTGCCACCACCTCCGACCGCGCCGCTTTCCTGCACACGGTGAACACCATGCGCCGCAATGCCGACGGCAGCTGGCACGGCGACATGTTCGACGGCCAGGGTTTCGTGGCCGCGATGCGGGACAACGGCTGCGAACCCGCAGGCAAGAAGGTGCTGCTGGTCGGCGCGGGCGGCGCCGGCTCGGCCATCGCCCATGCGCTGGTGATGGCCGGCGTGCGCGAACTGGCCATCTACGACGAGGACGCCGCGCGCCGCACCACCCTGGTCGATCGCCTGGCTGGCCTGGGCCGCTGCCCGGTGGCGCACGGCAGCGCCGATCCGACCGGTTTCGACGTGGTGCTCAACGCCACGCCCGTGGGCATGAAGGAGACCGATCCGTATCCGCTGGATGCAGGCCGCATCACCGGCGACATGTTCGTCGGCTGCGTGATCACGGCGCCGGCCGTCACCGCGTTGATCGCCGCTGCGCGCGCCAAGGGCTGCAAGACCATGACGGGCGCCCACATGTTCGGCCGCGTGCGCGACCTCATGGTTGATTTCCTGCTGGAAGACTGA
- a CDS encoding branched-chain amino acid ABC transporter permease, producing MLAINLFNGLVYGALLIVMCSGLALIYGLRRVVNFAHGSLYMLGAYLGYSIASHSNFWVALVAAPALMAVFGILLDRYGFRLLQDRDPLSVVLVTFGLLLIIEDFVQTVWGKSNLSVAAPELLNTSVEIFGTQLPAYRIGVIAVGAMVALGLSLWLRFSKIGLFVRAASTDPTTTAMQGVNTDVLSAGVVGLGCALAGLAGVVAAPFLSLSPSMSADVIIDSFVVVVIGGLGSLIGAFIAAMALGMVQALGAVYIPDFAAVLPFVIMVFILIWKPSGLAGSRT from the coding sequence ATGCTTGCCATCAACCTGTTCAACGGCCTGGTGTACGGCGCATTGCTGATCGTGATGTGCTCGGGCCTGGCGCTGATCTACGGCCTGCGCCGCGTGGTCAATTTCGCGCACGGCTCGCTCTACATGCTCGGCGCCTACCTCGGCTATTCGATCGCCAGCCACAGCAACTTCTGGGTCGCGCTGGTGGCCGCGCCGGCGCTGATGGCGGTGTTCGGCATCCTGCTCGACCGCTATGGCTTTCGCCTGCTGCAGGACCGCGATCCGCTCTCCGTGGTGCTGGTCACCTTCGGCCTGCTGCTGATCATCGAAGACTTCGTGCAGACGGTGTGGGGCAAGAGCAACCTCTCCGTGGCCGCGCCCGAACTGCTGAACACCTCGGTGGAGATCTTCGGCACCCAGCTCCCGGCCTACCGCATCGGCGTGATCGCGGTGGGCGCCATGGTGGCGCTGGGCCTGAGCCTGTGGCTGCGCTTCTCGAAGATCGGCCTGTTCGTGCGCGCCGCCAGCACCGACCCGACCACCACCGCCATGCAGGGCGTGAACACCGATGTGCTGAGCGCCGGCGTGGTCGGCCTGGGCTGCGCGCTGGCGGGCCTGGCCGGCGTGGTGGCCGCACCCTTCCTGTCGCTGTCGCCGTCGATGAGCGCGGACGTGATCATCGACTCGTTCGTGGTGGTGGTGATCGGCGGCCTGGGCTCGCTGATCGGTGCCTTCATCGCCGCCATGGCGCTGGGCATGGTGCAGGCGCTCGGCGCGGTCTACATCCCCGATTTCGCCGCCGTGCTGCCCTTCGTGATCATGGTCTTCATCCTGATCTGGAAACCCTCTGGCCTGGCCGGAAGCCGGACCTGA